The sequence GTGCGCGCGCTGGCCTCGGCGGAGGGTCTCGACCTCGCCCGCTGCGCGGCGTACAGCGACAGCCACAACGACATCCCGATGCTGTCGCTCGTCGGCCACCCGTACGCCATCAACCCGGACGCGAAGCTGCGCAAGCACGCGCGGGAGAAGGACTGGCGGCTTCGGGACTACCGCACGGGGCGCAAGGCGGCGAGGGTGGGGATCCCGGCGGCGGCGGGCGTCGGCGCGGTGGCCGGTGGCACCGCGGCGGCGATCGCTTTGAGTCGCCGGCGCCGATAAGTCTCCGCCGACCGGGCCTCGCCCTAGAAGGTGCGGTCCGCTGCCGGGTGCGGGTTGCGTCGTGGCCGGTCACACAGTTCCCCGCGCCCCTTCGGGACACGTCCACGCGCCCGGAATTATGCCGCGGCCATTTCAAGATGTCCTGGAGTTTGCCGAAACACGCCCTTTTTCGGTCAAGAAGTGATCAGGTTGCGGAACGGGATAGGGCAACAATCGGTTACAGATGCGACGCAATCGGTGATTTGAGCAACTCGGTGTAGCAGGGCCTGCACGAAGCGTTATTCTCCTCAGACGCAAACCGGTACCCCTCCGTCGCTACGACGGGTGAACGGTTCCGCACTGCACGTGATGAAAGCTCTGCCTCTGGGAGTCCCGTGTACCCACACGTCGGGGTTGACGCCTCGGGCCTGGCTACGCTGCGCGCAACTGTCGCAACGGTCAAAGAGACGCTGCTGCGCGGCCTCGTCCCCACCGCGCTCACCGTCCCTGCCTTCGCCGCCTTCGCCATCGCCGCGCCCACGGGCCCGTGCTACGCACTGGCCGACGGCGGTGCCGCCATCGCCAGACGCGGCCGCGCCGTGGGCACCGGCGGCACCGGTGGCGCCACCACCGCCCGCCGTCCGGCCGCCGACAGCGACAGCGCCCGGATGATGGATCTGGTCGAGCGCGCCCAGGCGGGCGAGGCCGAGGCCTTCGGACGGTTGTACGACCAGTACAGCGACACCGTCTACCGGTACATCTACTACCGGGTGGGCGGCCGCGCCACCGCCGAGGACCTGACCAGCGAGACCTTTCTGCGCGCCCTGCGCCGGATCGGCACCTTCACCTGGCAGGGCCGCGACTTCGGCGCCTGGCTGGTGACGATCGCCCGCAACCTCGTCGCCGACCACTTCAAGTCCAGCCGCTTCCGGCTGGAGGTCACCACCGGCGAGATGCTGGACGCCAACGAGGTCGAGCGCTCACCGGAGGACTCCGTCCTGGAGTCCCTGTCGAACGCCGCCCTCCTGGACGCCGTACGACGCCTCAACCCGCAGCAGCAGGAGTGCGTGACGCTCCGCTTCCTCCAGGGCCTCTCGGTCGCGGAGACCGCCCGGGTCATGGGCAAGAACGAGGGCGCGATCAAGACCCTCCAGTACCGCGCCGTGCGCACCCTCGCCCGGCTGCTGCCGGACGACGCCCGCTGAAAGCACCCGCCCCCGGGCCGCCACTCCGGGCGACCGCCAACTCACCTACCGTAAAGGCGCGTTGACTTTCCGCACGGATCGGCCGGGGTCCGTAACCCAAGTGCCGCGCCAGTCGTTGTGCGGGATACAGGCTCCCTGTGGTCACCTCCCGGCCGGCCCATCGCTCGATCGGGTGGATCGGCCGGGGGCGTGCAACCCTCAGGACCCCCTGGGGAGTCGACCGTCATGACGAGAGGAGGTGCCGCCAGTGATCGCGAACGTATCGGCGCACCGGCGGGCGAACGCCTTCGCCCAGGCCCTGGAGGAGCAGCCCGACCGGGACACGGCGGCCGAGCAGTCCGACGAACCGGCGGGTTCCCCGCCGACCACCGAGGAACTGACCGAGCGGGGCCGTCTGCTGGCCCTCGCGGACGGACTCGGCGCGCTGCCCAGGCCGCAGCTCGACCCCGACGTCAAGGTCGTCCAGCGCGCACAGCTGGTGGCCGCGATGGAGGCCATGCTCCAGGAGGGGACCGGGGCGGAGCCGACCGTACCGGGTCAGCGGAAAGCCAAGGGCGCGCACCGGGCGAGCCCGCTGGGCAAACTCCGGCCGCGGACCAGGCTGACCAAGGGCCTCGCGGCCGGCGGACTCAGCGTGGGCGTGGCCGCGGGAGCCTTCGGCGGGGTCGCCGCCGCCAGCTCCCACGCCC is a genomic window of Streptomyces sp. WP-1 containing:
- a CDS encoding ECF subfamily RNA polymerase sigma factor, BldN family, whose amino-acid sequence is MYPHVGVDASGLATLRATVATVKETLLRGLVPTALTVPAFAAFAIAAPTGPCYALADGGAAIARRGRAVGTGGTGGATTARRPAADSDSARMMDLVERAQAGEAEAFGRLYDQYSDTVYRYIYYRVGGRATAEDLTSETFLRALRRIGTFTWQGRDFGAWLVTIARNLVADHFKSSRFRLEVTTGEMLDANEVERSPEDSVLESLSNAALLDAVRRLNPQQQECVTLRFLQGLSVAETARVMGKNEGAIKTLQYRAVRTLARLLPDDAR